The region GAAAGTTCATGGGGGCATGATGCGCCCAATGGTGGAGTTTAGTTTGGTTGGCGGCAACTTTTTCGAGAATTGCCTGTTGGCGATCGCCATTGGCATCAACCGCCAGTTGCGCGAGGGAATCGTAGAAATAAAATAACGCGCCAATATACTGACCGCTGCTACCATCTAGACAAGGTTCGGTTAATTGGGCATAGTGCAGCGCTTGGGAATAGTCGCCAAATAGATAGGCAAGCAGCAGTTTATTGAAATAGAAATAGTACAGGGCGGTACGGGCATTTTTTTCCAGAAACAGGGGCAGCATCTGCTGTTCGTTGCAGGCTCTCCCCGTTAACTCGCAGGGGTTTTGGGTTTCGCCCAGTAAGTTTAAAACGCCTTGCCAATGAATTTGGTGAGTGCAGAGGGCAACATCTTGATTAAGGTGTCGCATCTGTTCGGCATAAAATTCCATCTCTTCAGCGAGTTGCACCAACCCCTCACCCGCATAGTAGGCGTGATAGCAGTATTTTTCCGCTGCAAGCGCCCCGTGCAACAAATCCCCCGTTTCTAGCCCGATCCCATAGGCTTCCTGAAGCGATTTTAAGGTGTGCCGCAGGGGTTCTTGCCAATGGCGAATCATGAAATTGACTAAAAAAGAAGTCCGCGCGTAAAGCTCTTGGGCAGATAACCTCTCTAAAACGCTGAGGGCTAATTGTCCAAATTCATACCCCGTATTTAAATCTCCCAACCCAGAACATAAAATTAAGCCATAGTTGGCGTAGGCTTTTGCCGATCCGGGTAAATTGCCATAAACCAGGGAGAGATTCACTTCCTTGCAGATGGTTAAAGGCAGCAATTCCGGAAAACAGAGATAGGTGGGTGCATCAATGCTGAGGAGAATGCGGAGGGCGGCTTGGCTGTGGGGATCTTGCATTAATGGTAGATCGATGGCGCTGGCGACGCGGGTTTCGCCTAAATTCTGCGTCACTTCTGCGATCGCGCTTTCCCAGTCTGCGGGGGTGGGAGATTCGGGAAAATCAATCCCCAACTCGTGGAGAACCGATAAAGCAATGGCGATCGCATCTTGCAATTGGTTTTGCGCTACGCACGCCATAATCTGCACTTCATAGGTTTTTACCCGATCGAGAATATCAACGGTTTGAGAGATCAGCGTTTCTCGCCAAGCTTCCATCTGCTGAAAGTTGCCGCACAGATAAGCCGCTTCAATGGCTTCTTCATAGAAGGCGAGGGTTAAACGGTAGTGAGTTTGCCAAGCGCGATCGCCGAGCAAGCTCATCCCCACCCTAAAATACTCTAGCGCGGCTGCATAGGCGGTTGTGGCCTTGGCTTTGCGTCCCGCCATCAGATTCAGTTGCATCAACTGTTCCCGCTGTTCGGGTTGCGTCAGCAGTTCAACGCCGTAGTTCAAACGGGTGACAATATCAAAAATTTTCTCATCTCGTTCGCCTTCAGCCAGCTTGTCTAAAAGCAGTTGGCTAATTTTCAGGTGATTTTCCTGTCTTTCGCCTTCGGGAATCAGGGCGTAAACGGCTTGTTGCACCCGGTCGTGCAAAAATCGGTAATGGGAAGATAAAGCGGGTTGGGATAACTCGCTAGAGTCAAGCGCCTCTGGGGAAGCATCCCGACGGGCATCAAACTGATAAACCTCATCGAGGGGAAGAATTAACTCTTCTTGCAAGGCTTCCCACAGGGCGACGGCGATCGCGATAGTTGAGTGTTGAGTAATTCCTGTTAGGGTTTCTAGATCGAACTGGTTCCCCACGCAGGCGGCTATCTTCAAGACTTCTTGGGTGGCGGCGGAGAGTTTCTGCAAGCGCAACCCCAGAAACTCCACAATATTATCGGTTAGGACTTTGGCTTTAATCTGCGTGACGTTACATTGCCAAGATCCGCGATCGCGATCGAAGGTAATAAACCCCTCTCGATGCAAAACTTTGAGAAATTGGATGCTAAAGAAGGGATTACCGTGGGTTTTTTGGTAAACCAGTTGAGTAAGGGGTAGCGCTGTCTCTAGCGAACAACTGAGGGTATCTGCAATCAGTTGATTGAGGTGGGTTGCGCCCAAGTCAGACAAGATCAGGGTATTGAAGTTTACTCCGGCGCTTCGCAAACCAGAGAGCGATCGCATTAACGGATGTGCCGGAAACACCTCGTTATCTCGATAGGCACCCATCAGAAATAAGTAGCGCGTTTCGCCACCCCCTAACAAGATTTGCATAAGCTGAAGGGAGGCGGCATCCGCCCACTGTAAATCATCGACAAACACCGTTAAAGGATGTTCTGAAGTCGCAAAAACTTGAATAAATTTTTGGAATAGGCGGTTAAATCGATTTTGGACGGCACTCCCCGATAGTTCAGGTGCAGGCGGTTGTACGCCAATAATTTGTTCGAGTTCTGGAATGATTTCAACCATGACTTGAGCATGTTCGCCCAAAGCAGCAAGCAGCTTATTTTTCCATTGGTTTAATTGAGTGTCGTTTTCGCCGAGTAATTGTCCGATCAAGTCTCGGAAAGCTTGTACAAATCCCGAAAAGGGAATATTACGGTGAAATTGGTCAAATTTGCCTTGAATAAAATAACCGTGCTGGCGGACAATGGGTTTATGAATTTCAGAGATAACGGCAGTTTTGCCAATGCCAGAATATCCCACGACGAGGATCATCTGGGTACTGCCAATGCTAACTAAATCAAAGGCGGTCATCAAGGCTTGAACTTCAACTTCTCGCCCATACAATTTTTCGGGAATGAGAAAGCGATCGCACCGATCTTGTTTTCCGAGTTCAAAGGGTTCAAGGGTTCCCGTTGCTCTGAGTTGCTCTAAGCATTGTTCTAAATCCTGTTTGAGTCCTAAAGCACTCTGATAGCGATCTTCGGCATTTTTTGCCATCAGTTTCAAGATGATTTCAGAGACAATGGGGGGAATTTGAGAGTTCGCGAGATGCGGTGCTGGTGGCTGTTGCGCGAGATGAGCGTGAACTAATTCCATTGGATCTTGCGATTGAAAGGGCAATCGATCCGTGAGGAGTTCGTAAAGCGTGACTCCCAAAGAATAGAGATCGGTGCGATAGTCAACTCCTCGGTTCATGCGCCCGGTTTGTTCTGGCGAAAGATACGCTAGGGTTTCTCCCCAAATATTGGGATTTTGAATTTCTTGAATTTCTTTAGGCAGTTGTGAAGCGATGGCAAAGTCGGTCAGTTTAATGTGTTGCGTTTCTGGATGAATTAAAATATTAGAAGGTTGAATATTTTTGTGAATGATGCGATATCGATAGAGGGCATTCAGGATTTCAGCAAGTTGAATGGCAATCTCCAATCCTGCGGTTACAGAAATGGAATGTGTTTGTCGATACTGCTGAAGCGAAATCCCCCCAAAATCTTCCATACTCAGGGCATATCCCTTACCGTATGGCTCTAGGCGATAGACTTGTAAGATACCCGGATGATCTAAAGCTTTGGCGATCGCAAACTGGTTGCGGAACTGGAGCAAATCGCTAAACGTGCTACATTCCCACTTGAGTAATTTAATAATGACCTGACATCCATCCGCCTCGCGCAAAGCACGGTAAACGCATGTTTTAGACGTAGAATGCAGTTGCTCTCGCAAACGGTATCCTGGAATTCGATCGCAAAGGTTTTCTAAAGCATTCGTAGAACCTGTCGATGCATCCATTGCAGTTGGGGCCGGTTATTGAGTTTGCATGAATAGGCACAATTGAAAAATCAAGATCTTCATCAATCTTGAGGGCCTACTGAAGACTTCTCTTTAGATTCCTCACTCACAGGGAACAGTTTATCGAAAAATACAAACTGTAATTCCTAGGATAACCGCCTGTAAAGATAGATACCAGCAATTATTAAGTTTTGTAGTAGATTAGGGAAGAAAAGATTAAGACAGACTGCGACGCCCCCATCTTTTCTTCCCAGAGAAGCCAGTTGATCGAGAG is a window of Desertifilum tharense IPPAS B-1220 DNA encoding:
- a CDS encoding diguanylate cyclase domain-containing protein produces the protein MDASTGSTNALENLCDRIPGYRLREQLHSTSKTCVYRALREADGCQVIIKLLKWECSTFSDLLQFRNQFAIAKALDHPGILQVYRLEPYGKGYALSMEDFGGISLQQYRQTHSISVTAGLEIAIQLAEILNALYRYRIIHKNIQPSNILIHPETQHIKLTDFAIASQLPKEIQEIQNPNIWGETLAYLSPEQTGRMNRGVDYRTDLYSLGVTLYELLTDRLPFQSQDPMELVHAHLAQQPPAPHLANSQIPPIVSEIILKLMAKNAEDRYQSALGLKQDLEQCLEQLRATGTLEPFELGKQDRCDRFLIPEKLYGREVEVQALMTAFDLVSIGSTQMILVVGYSGIGKTAVISEIHKPIVRQHGYFIQGKFDQFHRNIPFSGFVQAFRDLIGQLLGENDTQLNQWKNKLLAALGEHAQVMVEIIPELEQIIGVQPPAPELSGSAVQNRFNRLFQKFIQVFATSEHPLTVFVDDLQWADAASLQLMQILLGGGETRYLFLMGAYRDNEVFPAHPLMRSLSGLRSAGVNFNTLILSDLGATHLNQLIADTLSCSLETALPLTQLVYQKTHGNPFFSIQFLKVLHREGFITFDRDRGSWQCNVTQIKAKVLTDNIVEFLGLRLQKLSAATQEVLKIAACVGNQFDLETLTGITQHSTIAIAVALWEALQEELILPLDEVYQFDARRDASPEALDSSELSQPALSSHYRFLHDRVQQAVYALIPEGERQENHLKISQLLLDKLAEGERDEKIFDIVTRLNYGVELLTQPEQREQLMQLNLMAGRKAKATTAYAAALEYFRVGMSLLGDRAWQTHYRLTLAFYEEAIEAAYLCGNFQQMEAWRETLISQTVDILDRVKTYEVQIMACVAQNQLQDAIAIALSVLHELGIDFPESPTPADWESAIAEVTQNLGETRVASAIDLPLMQDPHSQAALRILLSIDAPTYLCFPELLPLTICKEVNLSLVYGNLPGSAKAYANYGLILCSGLGDLNTGYEFGQLALSVLERLSAQELYARTSFLVNFMIRHWQEPLRHTLKSLQEAYGIGLETGDLLHGALAAEKYCYHAYYAGEGLVQLAEEMEFYAEQMRHLNQDVALCTHQIHWQGVLNLLGETQNPCELTGRACNEQQMLPLFLEKNARTALYYFYFNKLLLAYLFGDYSQALHYAQLTEPCLDGSSGQYIGALFYFYDSLAQLAVDANGDRQQAILEKVAANQTKLHHWAHHAPMNFQHKYDLVAAERHRVLGEVTAAIEAYDRAIQNAIANGYIQEAALANELAAQFYLQWHKPRIAQSYLLDAYYTYARWGAKAKTDCLERQYPQYLLPILQHRQLNAGAANFLAKPICPLHPTTQPLASPGVPALAALDCGAIFKTLQTLSSEIHLNQLLTNLLNIAIATAGATKCVLLLHWEDSLRVEAVTQLGQEPKILQAIPVDESTEVPISLIYKVKRNLKTFVVDRVAQEATLLADAYIGQQQPKSLLCTPILNQGKLIGILYLENHRMAAAFTRDRIEILNFLCCQAAISLENARLYEQLRNYSYQLEMKVAERTNELEAVNRELYRMVTLDGLTLVSNRRHFDTYLKEQWQRLLLAQLPLGLLLCDIDYFKGYNDYYGHQAGDECLKQVAQLLSQAIQRLDDLLARYGGEEFAIILPNTDVRGAVQVAKRIGNLTQDRQLPYERSRLVPYITLSIGISSLIPRPDTSWEMLITQADRALYQAKSLGRNRYCIYEPSTS